Proteins encoded within one genomic window of Paenarthrobacter sp. JL.01a:
- a CDS encoding PspC domain-containing protein — protein MNANSMNPEEPGTPGTAGTSGSSATNGASTGAPGTSSDQTSAGGSAGTGPTAGSYAPTGEAPQGSQQNYFDWIRNLGVRRGPDRWIGGVASGVAHRYGIDPLIVRGIFIVLALFAGVGVLLYGIAWALLPEPDGRIHVQEAAAGRWSGGMTGALITTIIGFPSLGRGFWGWGWNGLPGLFWTLFWIAGISYLVYVLIQRNKGAKASASAGPQNYTASYPATPTAGTNTGVPVYGASAPTGQRSGVYGSSGYGAPGYGAAGHGAGPVPTSGPVPPSGPRPPYGSTPPQGWAPKPVAPKRKGPGAATVAVTAGTALLAGGTVKALDAGHVIDLGSSANAVVFATGAAVLGLGILVAGLRGRTSGFLGFLAVVALIIGGIFNVVPRNGDRLTFHDVNWAPTSVEQAREGIDVTGAQGTVDLSDITTTPPLITEVLVPVDATASNVTVIIPDNVPVEVRADMTFGNLNERGSDRGGRLKDDRTVYNSGKPGANLVVQIDGTFSNVTIKEGN, from the coding sequence ATGAACGCGAACAGCATGAATCCAGAGGAACCCGGAACGCCTGGCACCGCCGGCACATCCGGCTCCAGCGCCACCAATGGCGCCTCCACGGGAGCTCCCGGTACTTCTTCGGACCAGACTTCTGCCGGAGGGTCCGCCGGAACTGGTCCGACCGCCGGAAGCTACGCGCCGACCGGCGAAGCCCCGCAAGGTTCCCAGCAGAACTACTTCGACTGGATCCGCAACCTGGGGGTCCGGCGTGGTCCTGACCGCTGGATCGGCGGGGTGGCCAGTGGCGTCGCCCACCGGTACGGCATCGATCCGTTGATCGTCCGGGGCATCTTCATTGTGCTGGCACTTTTCGCCGGGGTCGGGGTTCTGCTGTACGGCATCGCATGGGCGCTCCTGCCCGAACCTGATGGGCGCATCCACGTCCAGGAGGCCGCCGCCGGTCGCTGGTCGGGCGGCATGACAGGTGCCTTGATCACCACCATCATCGGCTTCCCAAGCCTGGGCCGCGGATTCTGGGGGTGGGGATGGAACGGACTTCCCGGCCTGTTCTGGACGCTGTTCTGGATAGCCGGCATCAGTTACCTCGTCTATGTCCTGATTCAGCGGAACAAGGGCGCGAAAGCATCCGCGTCCGCCGGCCCGCAGAACTACACCGCCTCCTACCCGGCCACTCCCACGGCGGGAACCAACACCGGCGTTCCCGTCTACGGCGCTTCTGCGCCGACGGGCCAGCGGAGCGGGGTTTACGGTTCAAGCGGCTACGGTGCGCCGGGCTACGGTGCGGCCGGCCACGGTGCGGGGCCAGTCCCGACATCCGGTCCGGTCCCGCCGTCGGGACCGCGTCCTCCCTACGGTTCCACTCCCCCGCAAGGGTGGGCCCCGAAGCCGGTTGCCCCCAAGCGCAAGGGACCGGGCGCAGCCACGGTCGCCGTGACTGCAGGTACGGCCCTGCTGGCCGGAGGCACCGTGAAGGCGCTCGACGCCGGACACGTCATTGATCTGGGCAGCTCGGCCAACGCCGTGGTTTTCGCAACGGGCGCTGCCGTCCTGGGCCTGGGCATCCTGGTCGCCGGACTCCGCGGGCGGACTTCAGGATTCCTCGGGTTCCTGGCCGTTGTTGCCCTGATCATTGGCGGCATCTTCAACGTGGTTCCCCGCAACGGTGACCGATTGACCTTCCACGACGTCAACTGGGCACCCACCAGCGTTGAACAGGCGCGAGAAGGCATAGACGTCACCGGCGCCCAAGGCACTGTCGACCTCAGCGACATCACCACGACACCGCCCTTGATCACAGAGGTCCTGGTGCCCGTCGACGCCACCGCGAGCAACGTCACGGTCATCATCCCGGACAACGTCCCCGTTGAGGTCAGGGCGGATATGACCTTCGGCAACCTGAACGAACGAGGAAGCGACCGTGGCGGTCGGCTGAAGGACGACCGTACCGTCTATAACTCCGGCAAACCCGGGGCCAACCTGGTGGTCCAGATCGACGGCACTTTCAGCAACGTGACCATCAAGGAAGGAAACTGA
- a CDS encoding PspC domain-containing protein — translation MDKFFSIVRGLGLKRGPQRWLGGICGGIAAKLRVDVAYVRVAFLLFCLLPGPAVVIYILGWLILPDQNNKIALESFLSQRSR, via the coding sequence ATGGACAAGTTCTTCAGCATCGTCAGGGGCCTCGGCCTGAAGCGCGGACCACAACGCTGGCTGGGTGGCATTTGCGGTGGCATCGCCGCCAAACTCAGGGTGGATGTGGCGTATGTCCGGGTAGCTTTCCTGCTTTTCTGCTTGCTTCCCGGGCCGGCAGTGGTGATCTACATCCTCGGTTGGCTCATACTGCCCGACCAGAACAACAAGATCGCCCTCGAATCCTTCCTCAGCCAACGGTCCCGGTAA
- a CDS encoding ATP-dependent 6-phosphofructokinase — protein sequence MKIGILTSGGDCPGLNAVIRGAVLKGIAIHGQEFVGFRDGWRGVVEGDIIDIPRTMVRGIAKQGGTILGTSRTNPFENGGGPDVIKAHMERLGIDAIIAIGGEGTLAAAKRLTDAGLKIVGVPKTVDNDLDATDYTFGFDTAVQIATEAIDRLRTTGESHHRCMIAEVMGRHVGWIALHAGMAAGAHAILIPEQKASIEQIAEWVQEAHDRGRAPLVVVAEGFVPDHLESPHSERGLDTFGRPRLGGIADQLAPEIEARTGIETRATILGHIQRGGVPTAYDRVLATRLGMAAIDSVVDGRWGTMVALKGTDISHVGFEEALGKLKTVPQHRYDEASVLFG from the coding sequence ATGAAAATTGGCATTCTTACCAGCGGTGGCGACTGCCCCGGACTCAACGCAGTGATCCGGGGAGCGGTCCTCAAAGGCATCGCCATCCACGGCCAGGAATTCGTGGGTTTCCGTGACGGTTGGCGCGGCGTGGTGGAGGGCGACATCATCGACATCCCCCGCACCATGGTCCGCGGTATCGCCAAGCAGGGTGGAACCATCCTGGGAACTTCCCGCACCAACCCTTTCGAAAACGGTGGCGGCCCGGATGTCATCAAGGCCCACATGGAGCGCCTGGGGATTGATGCCATCATCGCCATCGGTGGTGAAGGAACCCTGGCTGCGGCCAAGCGCCTCACGGATGCCGGATTGAAGATCGTCGGCGTGCCCAAGACCGTGGACAACGACCTCGACGCCACCGACTACACCTTCGGCTTCGACACCGCGGTCCAGATCGCCACCGAGGCCATTGACCGCCTGCGGACCACCGGTGAATCGCACCACCGTTGCATGATCGCCGAGGTCATGGGTCGCCACGTGGGCTGGATCGCCCTGCACGCGGGCATGGCAGCCGGTGCCCACGCCATCCTGATCCCGGAGCAGAAAGCCAGCATCGAACAGATCGCCGAGTGGGTCCAGGAGGCCCACGACCGTGGCCGTGCACCGCTGGTGGTTGTTGCTGAAGGTTTCGTCCCGGACCACCTGGAATCCCCGCACTCAGAGCGCGGCCTGGATACCTTCGGCCGGCCCCGCCTGGGTGGAATCGCGGACCAGTTGGCACCCGAGATCGAGGCCCGCACGGGGATTGAAACCCGCGCCACGATCCTCGGACACATCCAACGCGGCGGCGTACCCACGGCCTACGACCGCGTCCTCGCGACCCGCCTTGGCATGGCCGCCATCGACTCCGTGGTGGATGGCCGCTGGGGAACCATGGTGGCACTGAAGGGCACGGACATCTCGCACGTCGGCTTTGAGGAAGCCCTGGGCAAGCTCAAGACGGTGCCGCAGCACCGTTACGACGAAGCGTCGGTATTGTTCGGCTAG
- a CDS encoding GNAT family N-acetyltransferase, whose product MTLEPTSAAIIQLAWARRLGFDDDAFAGAAAALSSGGAAPGAPTSRMTRVDDSARAVVFLRLFGVSALVGPQWALDAAEDIPDTELAQHVTLLTLTRSHGGHGLGSSALFFADDLPLQQPSEDLTVSHGNPEAIILEGLCPPDDVNEVGLQGLEHRFTIMHPEEQQPTPVACGAYGEWEGILANMGVLVAPPWRKRGIGTLAASIAAHEALAAGLTLQWKADVSNTGALAMARSLGFATGGLHASVLLG is encoded by the coding sequence ATGACTCTGGAGCCCACGTCCGCTGCCATCATCCAGCTGGCGTGGGCCCGCCGTTTGGGTTTCGACGACGACGCTTTCGCCGGCGCTGCTGCCGCCCTCTCCTCTGGCGGGGCTGCTCCGGGCGCCCCCACCAGCAGGATGACCCGCGTTGATGACTCAGCGCGGGCAGTGGTGTTCCTGCGGTTGTTTGGCGTTTCAGCCTTGGTCGGCCCCCAGTGGGCGTTGGACGCAGCCGAAGACATCCCCGATACCGAGCTTGCCCAGCATGTGACGTTGTTGACCCTCACCCGTTCCCACGGCGGGCACGGACTTGGATCCTCGGCATTGTTTTTCGCCGATGACCTGCCCTTGCAGCAGCCCTCCGAGGACCTGACGGTCTCGCACGGCAACCCCGAGGCCATCATTCTGGAAGGGCTGTGCCCGCCGGACGACGTGAATGAAGTGGGGCTACAGGGCCTTGAACACCGTTTCACCATCATGCATCCGGAAGAGCAACAGCCCACTCCGGTGGCCTGCGGAGCCTACGGAGAGTGGGAGGGCATCCTGGCCAACATGGGAGTGCTGGTCGCTCCCCCGTGGCGCAAGCGCGGAATAGGAACGTTGGCTGCCTCAATCGCCGCCCACGAAGCACTCGCTGCCGGGCTGACCCTTCAATGGAAGGCCGATGTCAGCAACACCGGAGCACTCGCGATGGCCCGCAGCCTTGGCTTCGCCACGGGCGGGCTCCACGCGAGCGTGCTCCTGGGCTGA
- a CDS encoding DHA2 family efflux MFS transporter permease subunit: protein MENIAKPWPALWSLVVGFFMILIDTTIVSVANPRIMEGLNTDINAVIWVTSAYLLAYAVPLLITGRLGDRFGPKNLYLIGLVVFTLASLWCGLSGDVTMLIAARAVQGFGAAMMTPQTMAVITRIFPPDRRGAAMGLWGATAGMAVLVGPILGGVLVDSLGWEWIFFVNVPIGVVAFILVTRFVPKLTTHSHTFDIVGVLLSAVGMFLLVFGIQEGQTYKWGTVNGFISVWGLIITGLAVLVAFVLWQWFLERRGGEPLLPLGLFKDRNFSLGNTTIMAVGFTVTAFPLPTIFYYQTVRGLTPTQSALLMIPMAVISGALAPFVGKLIDRANPRWFAAFGLVCLSGALFWTASLLGPDTPIWMFLLPSALQGVANAFIWGPVSNATTRNLDPRQAGAGSGVFNTTRQIGAVLGSAAIAALIQSRLAAELPAAPAGAPVGEVSMGGTLPEFLHAGFSTAMSQSILLPACAILLAAVVALFFGKPKAVSGWGAKPAAQTDAAGTRSEESTPEGSSTQVQH from the coding sequence TTGGAAAACATAGCTAAGCCGTGGCCCGCGCTGTGGTCACTCGTGGTTGGCTTCTTCATGATCCTTATCGACACCACCATTGTGTCGGTCGCGAACCCGCGGATCATGGAGGGCCTGAACACTGACATCAACGCCGTCATCTGGGTAACCAGCGCCTACTTGCTGGCCTACGCAGTGCCTCTTCTCATCACCGGCAGGCTGGGTGACCGTTTCGGTCCCAAGAACCTGTACCTGATCGGCCTTGTCGTCTTTACGTTGGCATCCCTGTGGTGCGGCCTTTCGGGAGACGTGACCATGTTGATCGCCGCCAGGGCTGTGCAGGGCTTCGGTGCGGCCATGATGACTCCGCAGACCATGGCCGTCATCACCCGGATCTTCCCACCGGACCGCCGGGGCGCCGCCATGGGCCTCTGGGGCGCTACGGCAGGCATGGCGGTGCTGGTCGGCCCTATCCTGGGCGGCGTCCTGGTGGACAGCCTCGGCTGGGAGTGGATCTTCTTCGTCAACGTTCCCATCGGCGTCGTGGCTTTCATCCTGGTGACCCGGTTCGTTCCCAAGCTGACCACGCACAGCCACACCTTCGACATCGTCGGCGTGCTCCTCTCGGCGGTGGGTATGTTCCTGCTGGTCTTCGGAATCCAGGAAGGCCAAACCTACAAGTGGGGCACCGTGAACGGGTTCATCTCGGTCTGGGGCCTGATCATCACCGGCCTGGCAGTACTGGTGGCCTTTGTCCTGTGGCAGTGGTTCCTGGAGCGTCGTGGCGGAGAACCGCTGCTTCCCCTTGGCCTGTTCAAGGACCGGAACTTCTCCCTGGGCAACACCACCATCATGGCCGTTGGTTTCACTGTGACGGCGTTCCCTTTGCCCACCATCTTCTACTATCAGACGGTCCGCGGCCTGACGCCCACCCAATCCGCGCTGCTCATGATTCCGATGGCAGTCATCTCCGGTGCGCTGGCACCGTTCGTGGGCAAGCTGATCGACCGCGCCAACCCCCGCTGGTTCGCTGCGTTCGGCCTGGTCTGCCTCTCCGGAGCCCTGTTCTGGACGGCTTCACTGCTGGGGCCGGACACTCCGATCTGGATGTTCCTGTTGCCCAGCGCACTGCAGGGTGTTGCCAACGCCTTCATCTGGGGGCCGGTGTCCAATGCGACCACCCGCAACCTGGACCCGCGCCAGGCCGGGGCTGGATCCGGAGTCTTCAACACGACCCGCCAGATCGGTGCAGTCCTCGGTTCGGCCGCAATTGCAGCCTTGATCCAGTCGCGTCTGGCAGCTGAGCTCCCGGCCGCACCTGCCGGAGCACCTGTCGGCGAGGTATCGATGGGCGGCACCCTGCCGGAGTTCCTGCATGCGGGATTCTCGACGGCGATGAGCCAGTCCATCCTGTTGCCCGCCTGCGCGATCCTGCTGGCCGCCGTCGTCGCCCTGTTCTTCGGTAAGCCGAAGGCGGTATCCGGCTGGGGCGCCAAACCGGCCGCCCAAACCGACGCAGCCGGCACCCGATCCGAAGAAAGCACCCCCGAAGGAAGCAGCACCCAAGTCCAGCACTAG
- a CDS encoding PadR family transcriptional regulator: MARSAELTPLGVASLALLAEQPMHPYEMYQVLMARHEDRLVKVRPGTLYHAVGRLEESGLVEATGTGREGKRPERTTYQITPAGHAALDARLQAMLATPINEYPVFPHAIAEAHHLPADVVTGLLEERVVALGADLDFLLHAQEAVTAKGLERKYWIDITYQQAMLRTEIAWIRELLEELGTGQLPWDEPRPAVTELSNKPKEPLGKHS, encoded by the coding sequence GTGGCCAGAAGTGCTGAATTGACGCCGCTGGGCGTAGCTTCGTTGGCACTCCTCGCCGAACAGCCGATGCATCCCTATGAGATGTACCAAGTGCTGATGGCCCGCCATGAGGACCGGCTGGTCAAAGTCCGGCCCGGCACGCTGTACCATGCAGTGGGCCGGCTCGAGGAGAGCGGGCTGGTGGAAGCAACCGGGACCGGCCGGGAAGGTAAGCGTCCCGAGCGGACCACCTACCAAATCACCCCGGCTGGACACGCAGCCTTGGATGCGCGGCTGCAAGCCATGCTGGCCACGCCCATCAACGAGTACCCCGTCTTTCCCCATGCCATAGCCGAAGCCCACCACCTCCCCGCGGACGTGGTGACCGGCCTCCTGGAAGAACGGGTGGTTGCCCTGGGCGCCGATCTCGACTTCCTGCTCCACGCACAGGAGGCTGTCACAGCCAAGGGGCTCGAGCGCAAGTACTGGATCGACATCACTTACCAACAAGCCATGCTTCGAACCGAGATCGCGTGGATCCGCGAACTCCTGGAGGAGTTGGGCACCGGGCAGCTGCCTTGGGACGAACCCCGCCCTGCCGTTACCGAACTTTCAAACAAGCCAAAGGAACCCCTTGGAAAACATAGCTAA
- a CDS encoding ankyrin repeat domain-containing protein, with amino-acid sequence MSHTDGADATNPGTGPDEETLALAHALFDAAREGDAELLRGYLNAGAPATLTNAAGDSLLMLAAYHGHEDAVQLIIHHGADVNAPNDRGQTPLAGAVFKGYVGVARALLDAGADPDAGTPSARDAATMFARTEILALLD; translated from the coding sequence ATGAGCCACACTGATGGTGCCGATGCCACCAACCCCGGGACCGGCCCGGACGAGGAAACTTTGGCCCTGGCCCACGCGCTGTTCGATGCCGCCCGCGAAGGCGACGCCGAGCTGCTGCGGGGCTATTTGAACGCGGGTGCCCCCGCCACCTTGACCAACGCCGCGGGGGATTCGCTGCTGATGCTCGCGGCCTACCATGGGCACGAGGACGCTGTGCAGCTGATCATCCACCACGGTGCCGACGTCAACGCCCCCAACGACCGGGGCCAGACACCGCTTGCCGGTGCCGTGTTCAAGGGTTATGTGGGTGTCGCCAGGGCGTTGCTGGACGCTGGAGCGGATCCCGACGCCGGTACGCCGAGCGCCCGCGACGCCGCCACGATGTTTGCCCGCACCGAAATCCTGGCACTTCTCGACTGA
- a CDS encoding YgfZ/GcvT domain-containing protein, with product MTYKSPLLSRPGAVEDTGLDAGVAAHYGEPLREQRALAAGTAVVDLSHRGVVTVSGPDRLSWLNTLSSQQLTNLQPNVASELLLLSVQGRIEFDARVIDDGGTTWLIVEAAEAEPLAEWLNKMKFMLRVEIADVSGEWAVVGSTKPVDQFAGRLVWEDPWPRVSPGGYSYSLVPEESHPGLERPWFEYLVPAAELESAVEGLPLAGAMAADALRIAAWRPRLGAETDDKTIPHELDLIRTSVHLNKGCYKGQETIARVHNLGHPPRRLVFLQLDGSQHTLPAVGSVVFAGERKVGTLTSVAQHFEMGPVALAVIKRSVSAEETLTVMDGEEPYVAAQEVIVAPDAGQVVGRQTGFLKGPHR from the coding sequence ATGACTTACAAGAGCCCTCTGTTGTCGCGCCCCGGCGCGGTCGAAGACACCGGCCTGGATGCCGGCGTCGCTGCCCACTACGGTGAACCGTTGCGCGAGCAGCGCGCCCTGGCGGCAGGCACCGCCGTCGTGGATCTTTCGCACCGTGGCGTGGTCACGGTGTCCGGTCCCGACCGTCTCAGCTGGCTCAACACCCTGTCCTCGCAGCAGCTGACCAACCTGCAGCCGAACGTCGCCAGCGAGCTGCTGCTGCTCAGCGTCCAGGGCCGCATCGAATTCGACGCCCGCGTTATTGACGACGGCGGCACGACCTGGCTGATCGTCGAAGCCGCTGAAGCGGAACCCTTGGCCGAATGGCTGAACAAGATGAAGTTCATGCTCCGCGTGGAGATCGCGGATGTCTCCGGGGAATGGGCCGTGGTTGGCTCCACCAAGCCGGTGGACCAATTTGCCGGCCGCCTCGTATGGGAAGACCCGTGGCCGCGGGTCTCTCCAGGCGGATACTCCTACAGCCTGGTCCCCGAAGAGTCGCACCCGGGTCTTGAGCGTCCTTGGTTCGAATACCTTGTACCGGCAGCGGAACTTGAGTCCGCCGTCGAAGGCCTGCCACTTGCAGGCGCGATGGCAGCCGACGCCCTCCGGATTGCGGCATGGCGTCCGAGGCTCGGAGCCGAAACCGACGACAAGACCATCCCGCACGAACTGGACCTGATCCGGACCTCCGTCCACCTCAACAAGGGCTGCTACAAGGGCCAGGAGACCATTGCGCGCGTGCATAACCTTGGGCACCCGCCGCGCCGCCTGGTGTTTCTGCAGCTCGATGGTTCACAGCACACCTTGCCTGCGGTGGGCAGTGTTGTCTTTGCCGGGGAACGCAAGGTGGGTACTCTGACATCGGTGGCGCAGCACTTCGAAATGGGACCTGTGGCCTTGGCCGTGATCAAACGCTCCGTTTCGGCAGAGGAGACGTTGACGGTGATGGACGGCGAGGAGCCTTATGTCGCAGCCCAGGAAGTGATCGTCGCCCCCGACGCCGGCCAGGTGGTCGGGCGCCAGACCGGATTCCTGAAGGGACCCCACCGATGA
- a CDS encoding flavodoxin family protein: protein MTDKPQGYEGLKALFFNGTLKPSPQLSNTDGLIRISRDIMEKQGVTTRLIRTVDHDIASGVYPDMREHGWKTDEWPELYPAVQEADIVVVAGPIWLGDNSSQTKKLIERLYAHSGQLNSKGQWAFYPKVGGCLITGNEDGIKHCSMNVLYSLQHIGFTIPPQADAGWIGPVGPGPSYLDEGSGGPESDFTNRNTTFMTWNLLHMAKLLRDAGGIPAYGNLPEEWKAGTRFDFDNPEYR from the coding sequence GTGACCGACAAACCCCAGGGCTATGAGGGCCTCAAGGCTCTCTTTTTCAACGGCACGCTGAAGCCATCCCCGCAGCTGAGCAACACCGACGGCCTGATCCGGATCAGCCGGGACATCATGGAGAAGCAGGGAGTCACCACCCGCCTCATCCGGACCGTGGATCACGACATCGCAAGTGGTGTCTACCCGGACATGCGTGAGCATGGATGGAAGACGGACGAATGGCCCGAGCTTTATCCTGCTGTCCAGGAGGCAGACATCGTGGTGGTTGCCGGCCCCATCTGGCTGGGTGACAACTCCTCGCAAACCAAGAAACTCATCGAGCGCCTTTACGCCCATTCCGGCCAGCTGAACAGCAAGGGCCAGTGGGCGTTCTATCCGAAGGTTGGCGGCTGCCTGATTACGGGCAATGAGGACGGCATCAAGCACTGTTCCATGAATGTCTTATACAGCCTCCAGCACATCGGGTTCACCATCCCGCCGCAGGCAGACGCCGGTTGGATCGGTCCCGTAGGCCCCGGACCCAGCTATTTGGATGAAGGATCGGGCGGACCGGAGAGTGATTTTACTAACAGGAACACCACCTTCATGACCTGGAACCTGCTGCACATGGCCAAGCTCCTGCGGGATGCGGGCGGCATTCCCGCCTACGGCAACCTGCCCGAGGAATGGAAAGCCGGCACCCGGTTCGATTTCGACAACCCGGAATACCGCTGA
- a CDS encoding FABP family protein, protein MPIEIPTDLTPELVPLSWLIGEWEGRGRLGSGDEDSEHFVQHVSFTHNGLPYLQYRAETWISDDAGAKLRPLTVETGFWALERKLEEGDGGPGLIPADIVPVLKTADEVEQRRNKDGGFDISVSIAHPGGITELYYGQIKGPQIQLSTDMVMRGSHSKEYTAATRIFGLVDGNLLWRWDVAANGKTLEAHASAFLHKVS, encoded by the coding sequence GTGCCTATTGAGATCCCCACAGATCTGACGCCCGAACTCGTCCCCCTTTCCTGGCTCATTGGTGAGTGGGAGGGCCGTGGCCGGCTCGGCAGCGGCGACGAGGATTCCGAACACTTCGTCCAGCACGTTTCCTTTACCCACAACGGCCTGCCGTACCTGCAGTACCGGGCCGAAACCTGGATCAGCGACGACGCCGGCGCAAAGTTGCGCCCGTTGACGGTTGAGACCGGGTTCTGGGCGCTGGAGCGCAAGCTTGAAGAAGGCGACGGCGGCCCCGGGCTGATTCCGGCCGATATCGTCCCTGTACTCAAGACGGCAGACGAAGTAGAACAACGCCGCAACAAAGACGGCGGCTTCGACATCTCAGTATCGATCGCCCACCCCGGTGGCATCACCGAGCTCTACTACGGCCAGATCAAGGGTCCACAGATCCAACTGAGCACTGACATGGTGATGCGGGGGAGCCACTCCAAGGAATACACTGCAGCCACCCGGATCTTCGGTTTGGTGGACGGTAATCTCCTGTGGCGCTGGGATGTCGCAGCCAACGGCAAGACCCTCGAAGCCCACGCATCGGCGTTCCTGCACAAGGTCTCCTGA
- a CDS encoding permease, which translates to MKSWSIGVFGLVALAAIVAGTFVSREVMVGVGIAASAAVGIGWPHFLGVPAKKTLAAVIGLSGACSAVAAAYLPAPGFLEGTPAFVALGVMAVFVVQLVRGTGQAQRLESTLGCSAGVLLNCLGAGWIASARFNGVKEMVLVAGLSAAVALLVGIIRWPDRIVAPLGVVMAGLMGPLAGLVFSDIAVLPAALVGVVVGSVLVCFRRMTTLRRGRLNIPAAVGMGVAPVWAVGALVYFIDKLLIY; encoded by the coding sequence GTGAAGTCTTGGAGTATCGGGGTATTTGGACTCGTGGCGCTCGCGGCCATCGTGGCCGGAACCTTCGTTTCCCGGGAAGTCATGGTGGGGGTGGGCATCGCGGCCTCGGCAGCGGTGGGCATTGGCTGGCCCCACTTCCTGGGTGTCCCGGCCAAGAAGACGCTTGCGGCTGTCATCGGACTTTCCGGCGCGTGCTCTGCCGTGGCGGCCGCATACCTTCCGGCGCCGGGTTTCCTTGAGGGGACGCCTGCTTTTGTTGCCCTTGGCGTGATGGCCGTGTTCGTCGTGCAGCTCGTCCGCGGCACGGGCCAGGCCCAGCGACTGGAGTCGACCCTCGGCTGCAGTGCCGGGGTGCTGTTGAATTGCCTCGGTGCAGGCTGGATAGCCAGTGCAAGGTTCAACGGCGTCAAGGAAATGGTCCTGGTGGCAGGCCTGAGCGCGGCAGTTGCGCTCCTGGTAGGCATCATCCGCTGGCCTGACCGTATTGTGGCGCCCCTTGGGGTTGTCATGGCGGGCCTCATGGGTCCTCTTGCGGGCCTGGTTTTCTCGGACATCGCCGTCCTGCCCGCTGCCTTGGTAGGCGTGGTCGTGGGTTCGGTGCTGGTGTGTTTCCGGCGCATGACCACACTTCGGCGGGGCAGGCTCAACATTCCGGCAGCAGTGGGCATGGGAGTGGCCCCGGTCTGGGCCGTGGGTGCCTTGGTGTACTTCATAGACAAACTACTCATCTACTAA
- a CDS encoding winged-helix domain-containing protein, whose amino-acid sequence MSHILLLTNSTGSSVDILPALELLNHRVHILPAEPTALLETDPTDIVFLDARKDLVGARSLTQLLKATGLSAPLMLILTEGGMAAVSSAWAVDDIVLDSAGPAEVEARIRLAMARAVPGEEETQTEIRAAGVVIDEASYTARVSGQPLNLTFKEFELLKYLAQHPGRVFTRQQLLTEVWGYDYYGGTRTVDVHIRRLRAKLGVDHENLISTVRNVGYRLTLVRLPDDELSEA is encoded by the coding sequence ATGTCGCACATCCTGCTCCTGACGAACAGCACCGGCTCATCGGTGGACATTCTGCCTGCCTTGGAGTTGTTGAACCACCGTGTGCACATCCTCCCGGCAGAACCGACCGCCTTGCTCGAAACCGACCCCACGGACATCGTTTTCCTGGATGCCCGCAAGGACCTGGTGGGAGCCCGCTCGTTGACGCAACTGCTCAAGGCCACGGGTCTGAGCGCTCCCTTGATGCTGATCCTCACAGAAGGCGGCATGGCGGCCGTTTCTTCAGCCTGGGCCGTGGACGACATCGTGCTCGACTCCGCCGGACCGGCCGAGGTGGAAGCCCGTATCAGGCTCGCCATGGCGCGTGCTGTACCCGGCGAAGAGGAGACCCAAACGGAGATCCGGGCCGCCGGCGTCGTAATCGACGAAGCCAGCTACACCGCCCGCGTCAGTGGCCAGCCGCTCAACCTGACATTCAAGGAGTTCGAGCTCCTCAAGTACCTGGCGCAGCACCCTGGCCGCGTCTTTACCCGCCAACAGTTGCTGACCGAAGTCTGGGGCTACGACTACTACGGCGGCACGCGGACGGTGGATGTCCATATCCGTCGACTTCGCGCCAAGCTGGGCGTGGACCACGAAAACCTCATCAGCACAGTCCGCAACGTCGGATACAGGCTTACGCTGGTGCGGTTGCCCGACGACGAACTCTCCGAAGCCTGA